The sequence GCGGCCCGGGCGGCAACGGCCGGATCGGTGTCCCTGCCGCTAACCACCTCCACCAGGGGCATCTTGGCCACCGGATTGAAGAAATGCAGCCCCACCAGGCGGCCGGGGCGCTCGAGCACAGCGGCGATCCCCTCCAGGGGAATGCTGGAAGTGTTGGTGGCCAGCAGCGCGCCGGCGTCCGCCCGCGCCTCCAGCTCCCGGAACACGGCCTGCTTGGTTTCCAGCTTCTCGACCACGGCCTCGATCACCACCTCGGCACGGGGGACCTCCAGTCCCTTGGGGTCGGGCAGCAGGCGGTCGCGGGCGGCGATGCGCTGATGGCAGCGGTGGAAACGCTTGTCGATCAGGCGCGCCGTACGCTGGACCGCCGCCGTCAAATACTGGGGACCGCGATCCTGAAGGCCGGCCTTCAGCCCCTGGACCACCGCCCAGGCGGCGATGTCGCCCCCCATGGTGCCGGCGCCGACCACGTGGACCTGGGTGAAATCCGCATCGCCGCGGCCGAATCCCTTGATCCGTTCGCGCAGGAAGAACACCCGCACCAGGTTGCGGGCGGTGTCGGTGCGGATCAGATCCGCCACCGATTTGGCCTCGGCGGCGAACATGGCGTCCGAGGCCCCGTGGCGGCGCCACAGGTCGATGAGGGCATAGGGGGCCGGATAGTGGCGCGGATCGGCGTGGCGGCGCACCTGCCGCCGCAGCCAGGCGGCCAGCGGCGGCCGCAACGGCGCGCTGTCGAGGGCCCGCAACCAAAGCGGCGGACACCGGCGCGGCGGCCGCCGCTGCAGCACCTGACGACATGCCCGGTCCAGGACCCACTCGGCCACGGCGTGGTCCGCCAGCCCCAACCGCCGGGCCTGACGGGCGGCAACGGTGCGCCCCGACAGCATCAGGTCGAAGGCGGCGGGCGCCCCGATGGTGCGGATCAGGCGCACGCTGCCGCCGAAGCCGGGATGGATCCCCAGCCGCACCTCCGGCAGTCCCAGGCGGGTGCGGTCGTCGTCGAGGGCGATGCGGTAGCTGCAGGCCAGGGCCAGTTCCAGGCCGCCGCCGAGACAGAAACCGTGAATCCGCGCCAGGGTGGGACAGGCAAGGGATTCGATCCGCCGGAAAAGCGCGTGGGCCCTGCGCATCAGGGCCAGCGCCTGGTCGCGGTTGGTGATGCGGGTGAACTCCCGGATGTCGGCCCCGGCGCAAAAACCGGACGCCTTGGCGGAAGCGATCACCACCCCGGCGGGCGGATCGGCCTCCAACGCAGCGACGACCCGCTCCAGCTCGTCGAGCACCGCCGAGGACAGCACGTTGGCGTTGCTGTCGGCATGATCCATCCAGATCCAGACCAGCCCCTGATCGTCGGTTTCGAGACGGAAGTGACGGTATGAATTCATGGCAAGTCACCTGCGGGTTGCATGCAGCCCCGACATTCGTTCCTGATAGAATAAGGACGAAACCTTAATGCCGAGGTGGCGGAAAATGACAGAGCGGGTCGTTTTCTCCAAGCACGCCCTTTCTTCCTTGTGTCGCCGCTATCATATCCGGCGCATGGCGTTTTTTGGTTCCGTCCTGCGTGACGATTTTGGGCCAGAAAGCGACGTTGACGTCCTGGTGGAATTCGAACCGGGTCACGTGCCGGGATTCGCATTCGCCCGTCTGCAACGGGAATTGTCCACCCTGTTGGGAAGAGAGGTGGACTTGCATACCTACCACAGTCTGAGCCGGTATTTCCGCGACCGGGTAGCACAGGAAGCAGCCGTCCAGTATGAGAAGAAAACGGCTTAAGCCGGGGGATACCGTTCGCATTCGTCACATGCTGGACGCCGGCCATCGCGCCTGCCAATTGAGCCGTGACAAACGCATCAGCGAACTGGAACCTGACAGTGAAACAGCCCTGGCCCTTACGCGCCTCCTGGAAATCATCGGGGAAGCGGCAAAACAGATCAGCCCGCAGACCCAGTCCCTCGATCCCCAAATCCCGTGGCGCGACATCGCCGATACCCGCAACCGCATCATTCATGAGTATTTCGACGTAGACTTCACGATCATTGAAACCATCATCGTGCAGGATCTTCCCGTACTGCTTCCCCGCCTGGAAAATCTGCTCCACCTGCTGCAGAAATCGGATACCACCTTTTAGCCACGCCGTTCCACCAGCATCGCCCCGCCCTGGCCGCCGCCGATGCAGAGGGTCGCCACCCCGAGGTGGGCCTGCTTCTCCGCCAGCGCCCGCAGCAGGTGGAGGACGATGCGGGCGCCGCTCATTCCCACCGGATGGCCGACGGCGATGGCGCCGCCGGCCACATTGAGTCGCTCCTCGTCGATGCGGCCCAGCGGCCGGTCGCGGCCCAGCTCGTCGCGGCAGAAACCGGCGTCGGCGAAGGCTTCGAGGCAGGCGAGCACCTGGGCGGCGAAGGCCTCGTTGATCTCCCAGTAGTCGATATCGCCCAGGTCGAGACCGTTGCGCGCCAGCAGGGCGGCGCTGGCGTACACCGGCCCCAGCCCCATGGTGGCCGGGTCGAGGCCGGCCCAGGCGCAGTCGACGATCCGCCCCAGCACCGGGAGTTCGTAGCGGCGCACCGCCTCTTCCGATGCCAGCAGCAACCAGCAGGCCCCGTCGGTGACCTGGGAGCTGTTGCCGGCGGTCACCAGCCCGAACTCGCGCTCGAAGATGGGCGGGAGCTTGGCCAGCTGTTCTAGGGTGGTGTCGGGGCGGACGCCGTCGTCGTGGTCGTGATAGCGGCCTTCATCGTCGTAAAGGATTTCGATTTCCTCCGCCAGCCGTCCTTCCGCCTGGGCCCTGGCGAGACGTTGGTGACTGCGGAGGGCGAAGGCATCCATCGCCTCGCGGGAAATCCCGAACTTCCACGCCAGCACCTCGGCGGTGCGACCCATGATCAGCCCCACGGTGGGATCGGTCAGCCCCCGCAGCAGGCCGATCACCGGCGCCAGATGGGCCGGGCGCAGCCGCCCCAGCAGTTTGAGGCGCTCCAGGGGGGATGCGGCCTTCTGCCAGGCGCCGAGCCAGGCCACCATGTCCTCGCTGAACAGCACCGGGGCATGGCTCATGGCCTCGGTGCCGCCGGCGAGAATCAGATCGCTGCGGCCGGCGGCGATGGCGCGGGCGGCCGAATCCAAAGCCTGCATTCCCGAGCCGCAGTTGCGCTGCACCGTATAGGCTGGCACCGCCTTGCCGCAGCCAAGGCGCAGGGCCGCGACCCGGGCGATGTTGGCCTCGTCGGGTCCGGGGATGGCGCAGCCCAGGATCACCTGATCCAGCTCACCGGGCTCGAAGGGCTGGCGCGCCAGCAGGGGCTGGCCGGCGCGCACCGCCAGGTCGGCGGCGGTGAAGGGTCCGGGACGGCCCCGGGCCTTGAGACAAGGGGTGCGGCTGCCGTCGATCACATAGACCGGACGGCCGCCCAGCGGCGGTTCCGGTTTCATGAGCGCACCTCCTGGTTGGAACCGGCAAATTCGTCAGGGGCGAACGCATCCACGGCGATCACCTCGGCCTGCAGGCGGCGGGCCTCGGCCACGGCGTCGCCCTCCTCGGGCCGGAGGATTCCGGCGGCCACCGCGGCCGCCGGATCGGCGGCGCTCGCCAGCCGACCCTCCCGCACCGCCTGGTGCAGGCGTCGCTCGAAGGGTTCGGCGGTGATCACCGCCGCCAGGGCCCGTTCCAGAAGACCCAGCGGATCGTTCTCGTCCTCGGGCAGAAAGATGCCGGAAGTCAGGCGGTCGCGCGCCGGCGACGGCGTCTGCAGCAATTGGGCGACGGCGTGGTCGAGACGGTCGTCCGGGGGCGGGAACAGCGGCCGCCAGGGCAAAAGCAGGTGCTTGAGGATCCAGCCGAGCCAGGGATACGGGTAGTTGTCGAGGAGCACCGCCACCGCCTCCTCGGCCTGGTGCAGACACCAGCCCAGTCCCCACTCCAGCAGGGGACGCTCGTCGGCGTGGGTTTCCGGTTCCAGGCGGATCAGGGCCGAGGCCAGTTAGAGGTGACTGAGCACGTCGCCGAGGCGGGCGGAAATGCGCTCGCGCCGCTTCAGTTCCCCTCCCAGCAGCACCAGGCTGAGGTCACTGAGGAAGGCCAGCACCGCCGACATCCGGCTCAGGTGCTGCAGCGGCCGCTTGCGCGGTCCTCTGGGAACCTGGGCCAGATAACCGTGCAGCAGGCTGGTCCACAGGGCGCGCCAGGCGTTGGCGGCGAAGAACCGCAGGTGGCCGAACAGGGCCCGGTCGAAGGCCGCAAGGTCATCGGCTTCCAGCGCCTGCATCTCCGCTTGCAGGAAGGGATGGCAGCGCACCGCCCCTTGGCCGTAGATGATCATGCAGCGGGTCAGGATGTTGGCCCCTTCCACGGTGATGCTGATGGGGACCGCCTGATACATGTGATCCAGAGGGTTGCGCGGCCCCTGCATCACCGTCTTGCCGCCGTGGATATCCATGGCGTCGTTGACCGCCTGACGCATGCGCTCGGTGGTGTGATATTTGAGGATCGCCGACGCCACCGCCGGTTTGACGCCCTGGTCGATGGCGGCCAGGGTGAAACGGCGGGCGGCGTCCACCAGGCAGGTGAAACCGCCGATGCGGGCCAGGGCCTCCTTGACCCCCTCGAAACGGCCGATGGGAACGTGAAACTGGCGCCGGATGCGGGCGTAGGCGCCGGTGGCGCGCGCCGCCCGCTGGGTGGCCGCCGCCGCCAGGGCCGGCAGGGAAATGCCGCGGCCTTCGGCCAGACATTCCATCAGCATGCGCCAGCCCCTGCCGACCCCGTCGCGGCCGCCGATCACCTGTTCCAGGGGGACGAAGACGTCACGGCCGCAGGTGGGACCGTTCTGGAACGGAATCCCCATGGGATCGTGGCGCCGGCCGATCTCCACGCCGGGCGTGTCGGTGGGGATCAGGGCCAGGGTGATGCCCAGCTCCTCGCGCTGGCCTAGCAGCCGCTCGGGATCGTAAAGCTTGAAGGCCAGCCCCAGCAGGGTCGCCACCGGCGCCAGGGTGATGTAACGCTTGTGCCAGTTGAGGCGGATGCCGAGGACACCGTCCTGCTCGCAGACGATGCCGGTGTCGGTCATGGCCCCGGCATCGGAACCGGCCTCGGGGGCGGTGCGGGCGAAACAGGGGACTTCCTCTCCCCGGGCCAGGCGCGGCAGATACCGGTCCTTCTGGGCTTCGGTGCCGTATTTGAGGATCAGCTCGCCGGGACCGAGGGAGTTGGGTACCATCACCGTCACCGCGGCGGTCAGGCTGCGGCTGGCGATCTTGAGGACGATGTCGGAATGGGCGCGGGCGGAAAATTCCAGGCCGCCGTAGCGCTTCGGCAGCACCAGACCGAAGAAGCTGCGGCTGCGGATGAAATCCCACACCTCGGGCGGCAGGTCACGGCGGCGGTGGACGATGTCCCAATCGTCGAGCATCCGGCACAGCTCGGCCACCGGCCCGTCGAGGAACGCCTGCTCCTCGGCGCTGAGCGGGTGCAGAGGGTAGGACAGCAATCTGTCCCAGTCCGGGCGGCCGCTGAACAGCTCCGCCTCCCACCAGACATCGCCGGCCTCCAGCGCCTAACGCTCGGTGGCCGACAGCGGCGGCAGTCGCCGGCGCAGCCAGTGCATCAGGGGAGCGCTGAGCAGATGACGGCGCAGGGTGACGAACGGTATGACCCCTCCTCGTGGCGGAATTCCGGCAATTCCGAGTGTACCGCCATTCAGCGCCGGTTGCACCCTTCGCAAACGAAACCGGCCCGACGGGAAATCCCGCCGAGCCGGCCTCCTCAAGCCGCCGAGATCGGCCCTCAGAGCGGATTGCCTTCCTTGTCCACCAGAGGCACGTGATATTCCCTGAGGATGGCGAGGATGTCGTCGCGCTTGGCGTCGAGCAGCTGTTGCAGCTGATCGCGGCGCGCCTTGTCCCCGCGGCGCACCGCCATGGAGATGGCGTAGTGGAACCGCACCCCCTTTTCGGACTTGAGCGGAATCAAGGTGTAGTCGTCCGGGTGCTTCCAGGCCAGATAGGCGCCGATGGGGCCCCAGACGATGGCCATGTTGACGTTGCCGGCGTCGAATTCCCGCTCCAGGCGCATGGCGGTGTTGACCTCGGGATCGCCGGTCATGGACTGATAGGTCCGCCCCTGCTTGAGTAGACCGTGGCGCAGCAGCCAGGTCACCCCGGAGGTGCGGTCGAACATGGCGATCTTGAGCTGGCGCTTGCGTTCCTCCGGCAGCTCGAAGAGCTGTGAGGGCCGCTGGATGTCGTCGAAGCCTTTGCCTTTGGCCACCGCCAGCACGTAGGTGGAACGGTAGTAGGGCTTGGTGGTCGCGGCCAGCTCGTAGCCGGCCGGCACGCCCATGACTACGTCACAGCGGTAGCGGCCGGTGTCCGGATCCTTCTTCTTCAGGGTATTGCGCAGAAACCCGATCCGCTGCGGGAACCAGGTGTATTCCACCTTCTGCCCCAGTTCCCTGGCCAGCAGGGCGGCGATGCGGTTCTCGAAGCCGTCCTGGTTGCGGGTGGACAGGGGCGGGTTGGCCGGATCGGCACAGACGCGGAAGGCTTCTTCCTGCGCCTTAGGGGCCGACACGCCCAATCCCAGCAGCGCCGCCAG comes from Methylomarinovum caldicuralii and encodes:
- a CDS encoding 3-hydroxyacyl-CoA dehydrogenase NAD-binding domain-containing protein → MNSYRHFRLETDDQGLVWIWMDHADSNANVLSSAVLDELERVVAALEADPPAGVVIASAKASGFCAGADIREFTRITNRDQALALMRRAHALFRRIESLACPTLARIHGFCLGGGLELALACSYRIALDDDRTRLGLPEVRLGIHPGFGGSVRLIRTIGAPAAFDLMLSGRTVAARQARRLGLADHAVAEWVLDRACRQVLQRRPPRRCPPLWLRALDSAPLRPPLAAWLRRQVRRHADPRHYPAPYALIDLWRRHGASDAMFAAEAKSVADLIRTDTARNLVRVFFLRERIKGFGRGDADFTQVHVVGAGTMGGDIAAWAVVQGLKAGLQDRGPQYLTAAVQRTARLIDKRFHRCHQRIAARDRLLPDPKGLEVPRAEVVIEAVVEKLETKQAVFRELEARADAGALLATNTSSIPLEGIAAVLERPGRLVGLHFFNPVAKMPLVEVVSGRDTDPAVAARAAAFARRIDKLPLPVKSAPGFLVNRCLLPYLLEAVRLLEEGVPAPVIDRAATDFGMPMGPIELADTVGLDICLAVAEELAQALGAEVPALLRRKVEAGKLGVKSAEGFYRYKGRTPLKPKAGAGPLPAAEIQDRLILRLVNECVAVLREQVVEDADLVDAGMVFGTGFAPFRGGPLHYARQRGFAAVRRRLEALAEKYGPRFAPDPGWELLQE
- a CDS encoding nucleotidyltransferase family protein yields the protein MTERVVFSKHALSSLCRRYHIRRMAFFGSVLRDDFGPESDVDVLVEFEPGHVPGFAFARLQRELSTLLGREVDLHTYHSLSRYFRDRVAQEAAVQYEKKTA
- a CDS encoding DUF86 domain-containing protein produces the protein MLDAGHRACQLSRDKRISELEPDSETALALTRLLEIIGEAAKQISPQTQSLDPQIPWRDIADTRNRIIHEYFDVDFTIIETIIVQDLPVLLPRLENLLHLLQKSDTTF
- a CDS encoding acetyl-CoA C-acetyltransferase gives rise to the protein MKPEPPLGGRPVYVIDGSRTPCLKARGRPGPFTAADLAVRAGQPLLARQPFEPGELDQVILGCAIPGPDEANIARVAALRLGCGKAVPAYTVQRNCGSGMQALDSAARAIAAGRSDLILAGGTEAMSHAPVLFSEDMVAWLGAWQKAASPLERLKLLGRLRPAHLAPVIGLLRGLTDPTVGLIMGRTAEVLAWKFGISREAMDAFALRSHQRLARAQAEGRLAEEIEILYDDEGRYHDHDDGVRPDTTLEQLAKLPPIFEREFGLVTAGNSSQVTDGACWLLLASEEAVRRYELPVLGRIVDCAWAGLDPATMGLGPVYASAALLARNGLDLGDIDYWEINEAFAAQVLACLEAFADAGFCRDELGRDRPLGRIDEERLNVAGGAIAVGHPVGMSGARIVLHLLRALAEKQAHLGVATLCIGGGQGGAMLVERRG
- a CDS encoding quinoprotein dehydrogenase-associated putative ABC transporter substrate-binding protein, which gives rise to MMKRYSKLVLLAALLGLGVSAPKAQEEAFRVCADPANPPLSTRNQDGFENRIAALLARELGQKVEYTWFPQRIGFLRNTLKKKDPDTGRYRCDVVMGVPAGYELAATTKPYYRSTYVLAVAKGKGFDDIQRPSQLFELPEERKRQLKIAMFDRTSGVTWLLRHGLLKQGRTYQSMTGDPEVNTAMRLEREFDAGNVNMAIVWGPIGAYLAWKHPDDYTLIPLKSEKGVRFHYAISMAVRRGDKARRDQLQQLLDAKRDDILAILREYHVPLVDKEGNPL